Part of the Triticum aestivum cultivar Chinese Spring chromosome 4D, IWGSC CS RefSeq v2.1, whole genome shotgun sequence genome is shown below.
ATCTCTGATTTACGAGAGAAATCGCGTCCGGACCGATACAGGTCGGCGTTGGATGGCTTCGCGGTCCGAGCAACGCGGTCCGGATGGTTGCGGGAGGTTTACGGGTTcgctttggagatgccctaactagctatgttactcaaATCATCTCTCTCATTAAATCAttgtcacataagcaaatttgttacTGTTGAAGTTACTTTCATTATGGGCAGTCATCCTGAAAAGATGAATGCCTGTCACTGCTCCTGATAAGTATACTGGTAGTAACTACGAATGATACATCATTCACGCAGAAATCGCTTTGTAGAAAAGAAGGGCATACAGCCGTCGAGAGATATGGGCAAATTCTTGCGTATTATTTGACCAATTTGAGGAAAAAGAACAACCGAAGCGATTATAGAATCAAATGACCATGAGCACATGCTAGATCCAGCCCTGCTCTAAATACTAGCTTAGCTGGGCACATGCCCTGGCAGCTGGAATGTTTCGCCCGGCACAGAACAATGCCTCCACACGATGATATTCCCCTGATCTGTCACTCCTAGTGGGAACTATGAACCCAACAACTCGGAAGATCATCTAGCAAGGTTGTTACTAAAAAGTACAGTGACTTTATTGACATTGCAACTTTACTGTTACTATTTTGGAACTTTGCTAACATGCCAATTTGTCATCCATCAAGGCAACCAAGACAGTTTTCTTCGTAATGCAGAAAGGTCAGTAAAGGTTCAACATTGGAACTGCCAGAACCCCCACAGCGGCGCCTTCGATCATTCCATTACTTTAGACGTCCTCGCATTGGAGGCGGTTTGTCTATGTAAACCGCTTGCGGTGGGGCATCAGCGCATGTGGTTTTGGAAACCACTTCGTTGTGCCGAGTATTAGCGACACAGGCTTTGAAATGGAAAGGGGAACCACCACCGGCCCATGAACGAAAAAAGCCTCCAAAGCTCGTTCTGTACCGGTGTTCCTCTCTAGTTTAATTTAATTGAACTGGGCTTCCTAGTCAAATTTATGAACAGAGCTTTCCCCATTGTAGAAGGGCTTATTGGGGAATTTTGAAGAAGTTTCGGCCCAACTAAATAAAGACCTCGTGACAGTAcctcacccacccacccacccacaaaaTCACCACATATCACTTTGTTGACCCCCACAATGCATAGTTCAGAATTCCAGTTCTACCCACCCTGAGTACATCCGCTATTCTGCTGTTAAATGGCCAGGTACAGTTTATGAGTAAGACCGCTTAAATCCCAATCCAAATAGGAAATAGGCTCTGAGAGCTGCATCTTTCTGACTCTCCATGATTACTCACTAGGATGTGATTAGCAGCAAGCACTTGTTATTCAAACTTCGCTCACGTCTGTAGGATAGCTCCCCAGGACTCTTACAAAGGGTGCAAACTCCTGCAAATAAAGTAAAATGAGTCATCGTTCTCTTGATGCcagataaaacaactaaggaagatgACCTCCAAATTTCCAAGAGCTTTCCGAGTTTTTGGATCAGCCATTGATGCCTCAAGGTCGACATAAAAGAGGTAGTTGAAGTACCTATTCAGCCAAGGATCAACGGGTTAGAACTAGTGGTTTTCATATTTGGTTAAGACTTGAAGAAACAAAATTGAATAAATGTGGCGGTCATAGGATTGTTATCTAACTTGACGGGTGTGGAGAAAGTGTCATCAGCTACACGGAAAGGCCTTTTCTTGTGTGGGCGGCTTTCTATCTTCACATCAAAACACACTGTTAGAGAATTTTACAAAGCACACATGCAAGCTATAAAGCAAAGCAAGGTTGTTCAATACACCTTGGTGAGGTTGATGTCCCTCAGTGCAAAAACTGCAAGTGCCTTGAGGAGTTGTGCAGGTTTCCAATCTTCAAGTGGAAACACAATGCTGGTCTGAAAATAAAATGGATCATGCAACAAATCAACCAGCTTTGTTTTTCCATTGGGAAGGACGACTATAAAGGAACATGAAAGTGAGTTCCCACTACAATCTGTACCTTGAATGGTTTATCAACCTGAGGTACAATAGGTTCCCGAGCAAGCATCATAAAACGGGTGACGTTCTCTTTTTCGTCCTAAGGGATGTGATGGACTAATGTTGAGGATAAAGAACAGAATACAGTGTCCTGATTTAGCATGAAACCACAATACCTGAATATTTTCAGCAAGAATATCCAGTCCATAAAGTTCAGCAGCTAATGAACTGGCAACGGCACCAGTATCTTGGAGCATTTGTTCTGTAAATAACTATGAAACAAGCATGTAGCGTTATGGTTAATGACAGTGATTTCACTTGATGAGGCACTTGAAATTCATCGATTAAAAAATCGACATGATTCAAAAGTTTGAACCAAATATATATCCATCAGAATCTAAATTCCAGGTAGAAGAAAGCATCATTCTACCTTTGCTGCACCAGCAGTGTCATCAACAGCTTGTCTCTGTTCAATTCCTAACTCTGTCAGTGTATGCTCACATTGCGCAAGAGCCTGAGAATATAAAATAATGTGTTCGTAAGGTTATTACACAAACAAGTTAAAATATTAAGGCCACACTATCCAAGATGTTTACCTGGGGATGGCTCATCACACTTCTTAGGTCTCCAATCTTCACCCCACGATTGGCTAACAAGCAATGCCGAACTGCATGGCGAACATCTCCAACTATGTGTAGCTCATGACGAAGTAGAAGGTCATAGTTCCGATGTATACTACCGCCCAGAGTATTCTCAAGTGGCAGTACTGCCCTATCAACTGTACAGTTTTCAACAGCCTGATAAAGGACCAGAAGACATTAAAATTGCAACACATTCATTTGCTTGTGCCACAAAGACCATGGTCTATGTATTACAATATGCCATGGAAGAGATATATATGGAAATGCTTGATCTACTCATGTATGGAAAGGCCAGTTTAGAAGATCTTGCTAATAcaataatctctccagttccctaAGGGATGTCATTCTGAGCATAATATGTACAGTTAACTTACGAAACTTCGACTGCCAACATTTTCTAAATCATTTAAATTAGATACTTCAAACTTATAAGCATAAATTTGCCTCAACAGGAGCTCTCATGAGCATGTTGTCTCGGAAAAAGGAACGATTATGGACAGATGATATGTGCCAGTGATAGGTTCTTTCGGCAAACCAGTATTTGTTTGTGCAATACTGGCATACTGCATAAAATAAACACGGAGCATGCCCAGCTCCGTGCATAAAGACCAAATCCTCAAACAAATTTCATGCAACAAACATTTAACCTTTTCTGACTCAATATCCATCATCCTGAAACCGAGAAATGAACCAAACAAAGCAAAACGTGTAACACACTGCACGACATACACCATGCAAACATACCTAAACAGGCCCCAAAAAGGATCCTACGACGGTACCTGAAATGCAGTATCGAAGTGCTCGCATGGCACGGTCTGGCAATGTGGATAGGCCTTCTTTGCTGCGGACTCGCTGTAAGCTCCTGGGAAGCCCTGAACAGACAGCAAACCAAACTCCCTTTCAGATTTACAACGAAAAGAGCACATACACAAGCAGGGACATTGATGCGCAGTGAACTGAAACAACACACGCGTTTCGTCGAGCACCTGGTAGGCAACCTTGAGCCCCTCCCCGCCTGACTCCATTAGATCCGCAC
Proteins encoded:
- the LOC123097812 gene encoding arogenate dehydratase 2, yielding MASMTAPRLPFLAARTCSAAAAFSSLSSSPLQCCPVKRTSATNTNSAPLLSASRPGAPAADGVGSADLNRLRASAMPVADSPLPTYTDPHELPRPLTGADLMESGGEGLKVAYQGFPGAYSESAAKKAYPHCQTVPCEHFDTAFQAVENCTVDRAVLPLENTLGGSIHRNYDLLLRHELHIVGDVRHAVRHCLLANRGVKIGDLRSVMSHPQALAQCEHTLTELGIEQRQAVDDTAGAAKLFTEQMLQDTGAVASSLAAELYGLDILAENIQDEKENVTRFMMLAREPIVPQVDKPFKTSIVFPLEDWKPAQLLKALAVFALRDINLTKIESRPHKKRPFRVADDTFSTPVKYFNYLFYVDLEASMADPKTRKALGNLEEFAPFVRVLGSYPTDVSEV